A DNA window from Bradysia coprophila strain Holo2 unplaced genomic scaffold, BU_Bcop_v1 contig_31, whole genome shotgun sequence contains the following coding sequences:
- the LOC119079208 gene encoding uncharacterized protein LOC119079208, with product MSEYLTSMTFDYDEILRELKDCDIVEFNRLKYSHFALHIANGVFVHVTGNEGENKGGSKGTKCAQHLRSIAKNDPCRINNLEFAKAFQEVGAGDFGRLKTRSVADTKRLALTGLRLDINGHPLLGTDNGITVTYDLLGWNCERYCTYWKYDCDGFSQQAYNGVVSTTIGNAQRLCDGAAAGYFRAVESDEVPFVAKPFCAAAGCVMKGAAITVGTGKAVVDGATSLLYGIGNGVMNLFE from the exons ATGAGCGAATATCTCACAAGTATGACTTTCGACTACGACGAAATTCTTCGTGAATTGAAAGACTGCGACATCGTGGAGTTCAACAGATTAAAGTACTCACACTTTGCATTGCACATAGCGAATGGCGTATTCGTTCATGTTACAGGGAACGAAGGTGAGAACAAGGGAGGCAGTAAAGGAACCAAATGCGCTCAACACCTTCGCAGTATTGCTAAGAATGACCCTTGTCGaatcaacaatttggaatttgCGAAAGCTTTTCAAGAAGTGGGTGCTGGTGATTTTGGACGTTTGAAAACTAGATCGGTTGCGGACACAAAGCGGCTTGCATTGACTGGCCTACGTTTGGACATAAATGGTCATCCACTGTTGGGAACTGATAATGGTATCACCGTAACATATGATCTTCTCGGATGGAATTGTGAGCGATACTGCACCTACTGGAAATATGACTGTGATGGATTTAGTCAACAg GCTTATAATGGCGTTGTCAGTACAACCATAGGCAATGCTCAACGATTATGTGACGGAGCCGCAGCCGGCTATTTCAGAGCTGTGGAATCCGATGAGGTCCCTTTTGTCGCTAAGCCTTTCTGTGCAGCAGCTGGTTGTGTTATGAAAGGCGCTGCAATTACAGTTGGAACTGGCAAAGCTGTTGTCGATGGAGCGACCAGTCTGTTGTATGGCATTGGCAATGGCGTAATGAACTTGTTCGAATAA